In Streptomyces sp. 840.1, one DNA window encodes the following:
- a CDS encoding TIGR03086 family metal-binding protein translates to MDIVQLDRAAVLESVRIVRSAGPGDWDRPSPCSDWTLRRLVEHMGAQHLGFAAAARGRGAGADTWRTRPYGDDPAARYREAADAVLEAFAEPGVLERRFALPEIDAAATFAAPAAIGFHFIDYVVHSWDAAASLGSRPVFPADVVEAALPIALRVPGGESRERPGAAFRPALPVGDQVEGGGAGTFALVLSALGRSPDWAPPQAG, encoded by the coding sequence GTGGACATCGTGCAGCTCGACCGGGCCGCAGTGCTGGAATCCGTACGCATCGTGCGGAGCGCGGGCCCCGGCGACTGGGACCGGCCCTCGCCCTGCTCCGACTGGACGCTGCGCCGCCTCGTCGAGCACATGGGCGCCCAGCACCTCGGGTTCGCCGCCGCCGCGCGAGGCCGGGGGGCCGGCGCGGACACCTGGCGGACCCGCCCGTACGGGGACGACCCGGCCGCCCGGTATCGCGAGGCGGCCGACGCCGTGCTGGAGGCGTTCGCCGAACCGGGCGTGCTGGAGCGGCGGTTCGCGCTCCCGGAGATCGACGCCGCCGCGACGTTCGCCGCACCGGCCGCGATCGGGTTCCACTTCATCGACTACGTCGTGCATTCCTGGGACGCGGCGGCCTCGCTCGGGTCGCGGCCCGTCTTTCCTGCGGACGTCGTCGAGGCCGCGCTGCCCATCGCCCTGCGCGTCCCCGGCGGCGAGTCGCGCGAACGGCCGGGTGCGGCCTTCCGGCCCGCGCTGCCCGTCGGCGATCAGGTGGAGGGCGGCGGGGCGGGCACCTTCGCGCTCGTCCTGTCGGCGCTCGGCCGTTCGCCGGACTGGGCCCCGCCGCAGGCCGGCTGA
- a CDS encoding dihydrofolate reductase family protein: MAKLTLITFLTLDGVMQAPGAPEEDPSDGFEYGGWQAPVIDRDSSQFVGEMFDRSAAFLLGRRTYDIFAGYWPGITDPGNPVASRLNRYPKYVVSTTLEKAGWENTTVISTDVAAEVARVKERTQGGEVQIYGSGVLARSLMAHGLIDEYNLLVHPVVLGAGKRLFTDGGLPTAFELTGARMTPNGIAINTYRPTGRAEFGSIPDGT, translated from the coding sequence ATGGCGAAGCTGACCCTCATCACCTTCCTGACGCTCGACGGCGTCATGCAGGCCCCGGGCGCACCCGAGGAGGACCCGAGCGACGGATTCGAGTACGGCGGCTGGCAGGCCCCGGTCATCGACCGGGACTCGTCGCAGTTCGTCGGGGAGATGTTCGACCGCTCGGCGGCCTTCCTGCTGGGCAGGCGGACCTACGACATCTTCGCCGGGTACTGGCCGGGCATCACCGACCCCGGCAACCCGGTCGCCTCCCGGCTCAACCGGTATCCCAAGTACGTCGTCTCGACCACCCTGGAGAAGGCCGGCTGGGAGAACACCACCGTGATCTCCACCGATGTCGCCGCGGAGGTCGCCCGGGTCAAGGAGCGCACGCAAGGGGGCGAGGTGCAGATCTACGGCAGTGGCGTGCTCGCCCGGTCCCTGATGGCGCACGGCCTGATCGACGAGTACAACCTGCTGGTCCACCCCGTCGTGCTGGGCGCCGGCAAGCGGCTGTTCACGGACGGCGGGCTGCCGACGGCCTTCGAGCTGACTGGCGCCCGCATGACCCCCAACGGCATCGCGATCAACACCTACCGGCCCACCGGCCGGGCCGAGTTCGGGTCCATCCCCGACGGCACCTGA